The following are encoded in a window of Vespa crabro chromosome 2, iyVesCrab1.2, whole genome shotgun sequence genomic DNA:
- the LOC124432941 gene encoding WD repeat domain phosphoinositide-interacting protein 2 isoform X4: MQNLARNVDVLTQGLKYGISGLMNLTNQTADPPSGVFFVNFNQDCTSLAVGSKAGYKLFSLSSFDQLEKIYENDTEDICIVERLFSSSLVAVVSLSSPRKLKVCHFRKGTEICNYSYSNTILAVKLNRARLVVCLEESLYIHNIRDMKVLHTIRDTPPNLAGLCTLSINSDNCYLAYPGSNTIGEVQIFDAINLQAKTMIPAHDSPLAALAFSPNGTKVATASEKGTVIRVFHVNDGTKLFEFRRGVKRCVSISSLAFSMDSMFLCCSSNTETVHIFKLEEPKEAPRQAQAEESQSWMGYLTKAVSASANYLPSQVTDVFNQGRAFASVHLPFYGLKNICAITVTHKVPKLLVASADGYLYVYNLDVTEGGNCTLLKQHRLDGKQDEVDCATVSSTGSGSGEAQATATASVQTVQNSACINSYAGALRGRSPDSMSDIIRLKVPYRDCHDIRS, encoded by the exons ATGCAAAATCTCGCGCGCAACGTGGATGTATTGACGCAAGGATTAAAATACGGCATATCTGGCCTCATGAACCTCACAAATCAGACTGCCGATCCTCCAAGTGGTGTtttctttgttaattttaatcagGACTGCAC aTCTTTAGCAGTAGGATCGAAGGCAGGATataaacttttctctctcagcTCCTTTGATCAACTtgagaaaatatatgaaaatg ATACAGAGGATATATGTATTGTTGAAAGATTATTCAGCAGCAGCCTTGTTGCAGTTGTTAGTTTATCATCCCCCCGTAAACTTAAAGTATGTCACTTTAGAAAGGGAACAGAAATTTgcaattatagttattctaaTACTATTTTGGCTGTAAAACTTAATAGAGCG AGATTGGTAGTATGTTTGGAAGAATCGTTATACATTCATAATATAAGAGACATGAAAGTATTACATACAATACGTGATACACCACCAAATCTTGCAGGACTTTGTACACTTTCAATAAACAGTGACAATTGTTATCTAGCCTACCCAGGCTCAAATACAATTGGAGAAGTTCAGATATTTGATGCTATTAATCTT cAAGCGAAAACAATGATACCCGCACATGATAGTCCCCTTGCTGCTCTTGCATTCAGTCCAAATGGCACCAAAGTTGCTACTGCCTCTGAGAAAGGGACTGTAATCAGAGTCTTTCAT GTAAATGACGgaacaaaattatttgaatttcgTCGTGGAGTTAAAAGATGTGTGTCTATTAGCAGTCTGGCCTTTAGTATGGATTCTATGTTCCTTTGTTGCTCTAGTAATACCGAAACTGTACACATTTTCAAATTAGAAGAACCAAAGGAAGC gcCGCGACAAGCTCAAGCGGAGGAATCACAAAGCTGGATGGGCTATTTGACAAAGGCAGTATCTGCATCAGCAAATTATTTGCCTTCTCAAGTAACAGATGTTTTTAATCAAGGACGTGCATTTGCTAGCGTTCATTTACCATTTTAtggtttaaaaaatatttgtgccATTACTGT gACACATAAGGTACCAAAGCTGTTGGTGGCTAGTGCAGATGgttatttgtatgtatacaaTTTGGATGTAACAGAGGGAGGAAATTGTACACTTTTAAAACAACATAG GTTAGATGGTAAACAAGATGAAGTAGATTGTGCTACTGTTTCTTCAACTGGTTCTGGTTCTGGAGAAGCACAAGCAACAGCTACAGCATCTGTACAAACAGTACAAAATTCAG CCTGCATAAATAGCTACGCGGGTGCGTTACGTGGTCGTTCGCCAGACTCCATGTCAG ATATAATAAGACTAAAAGTGCCTTATCGGGATTGCCATGATATACGATCGTAA
- the LOC124432941 gene encoding WD repeat domain phosphoinositide-interacting protein 2 isoform X2 — MQNLARNVDVLTQGLKYGISGLMNLTNQTADPPSGVFFVNFNQDCTSLAVGSKAGYKLFSLSSFDQLEKIYENDTEDICIVERLFSSSLVAVVSLSSPRKLKVCHFRKGTEICNYSYSNTILAVKLNRARLVVCLEESLYIHNIRDMKVLHTIRDTPPNLAGLCTLSINSDNCYLAYPGSNTIGEVQIFDAINLQAKTMIPAHDSPLAALAFSPNGTKVATASEKGTVIRVFHVNDGTKLFEFRRGVKRCVSISSLAFSMDSMFLCCSSNTETVHIFKLEEPKEAPRQAQAEESQSWMGYLTKAVSASANYLPSQVTDVFNQGRAFASVHLPFYGLKNICAITVTHKVPKLLVASADGYLYVYNLDVTEGGNCTLLKQHRLDGKQDEVDCATVSSTGSGSGEAQATATASVQTVQNSACINSYAGALRGRSPDSMSESEKYYEMIAAAESPPKSRGPFRLDDDTEFPPVTQRTD; from the exons ATGCAAAATCTCGCGCGCAACGTGGATGTATTGACGCAAGGATTAAAATACGGCATATCTGGCCTCATGAACCTCACAAATCAGACTGCCGATCCTCCAAGTGGTGTtttctttgttaattttaatcagGACTGCAC aTCTTTAGCAGTAGGATCGAAGGCAGGATataaacttttctctctcagcTCCTTTGATCAACTtgagaaaatatatgaaaatg ATACAGAGGATATATGTATTGTTGAAAGATTATTCAGCAGCAGCCTTGTTGCAGTTGTTAGTTTATCATCCCCCCGTAAACTTAAAGTATGTCACTTTAGAAAGGGAACAGAAATTTgcaattatagttattctaaTACTATTTTGGCTGTAAAACTTAATAGAGCG AGATTGGTAGTATGTTTGGAAGAATCGTTATACATTCATAATATAAGAGACATGAAAGTATTACATACAATACGTGATACACCACCAAATCTTGCAGGACTTTGTACACTTTCAATAAACAGTGACAATTGTTATCTAGCCTACCCAGGCTCAAATACAATTGGAGAAGTTCAGATATTTGATGCTATTAATCTT cAAGCGAAAACAATGATACCCGCACATGATAGTCCCCTTGCTGCTCTTGCATTCAGTCCAAATGGCACCAAAGTTGCTACTGCCTCTGAGAAAGGGACTGTAATCAGAGTCTTTCAT GTAAATGACGgaacaaaattatttgaatttcgTCGTGGAGTTAAAAGATGTGTGTCTATTAGCAGTCTGGCCTTTAGTATGGATTCTATGTTCCTTTGTTGCTCTAGTAATACCGAAACTGTACACATTTTCAAATTAGAAGAACCAAAGGAAGC gcCGCGACAAGCTCAAGCGGAGGAATCACAAAGCTGGATGGGCTATTTGACAAAGGCAGTATCTGCATCAGCAAATTATTTGCCTTCTCAAGTAACAGATGTTTTTAATCAAGGACGTGCATTTGCTAGCGTTCATTTACCATTTTAtggtttaaaaaatatttgtgccATTACTGT gACACATAAGGTACCAAAGCTGTTGGTGGCTAGTGCAGATGgttatttgtatgtatacaaTTTGGATGTAACAGAGGGAGGAAATTGTACACTTTTAAAACAACATAG GTTAGATGGTAAACAAGATGAAGTAGATTGTGCTACTGTTTCTTCAACTGGTTCTGGTTCTGGAGAAGCACAAGCAACAGCTACAGCATCTGTACAAACAGTACAAAATTCAG CCTGCATAAATAGCTACGCGGGTGCGTTACGTGGTCGTTCGCCAGACTCCATGTCAG AATCAGAGAAATATTATGAGATGATAGCAGCAGCCGAAAGTCCACCAAAAAGTAGAGGACCATTCCGACTGGATGATGATACAGAATTTCCTCCTGTTACACAAAGGACAGATTGA
- the LOC124432941 gene encoding WD repeat domain phosphoinositide-interacting protein 2 isoform X1, with the protein MQNLARNVDVLTQGLKYGISGLMNLTNQTADPPSGVFFVNFNQDCTSLAVGSKAGYKLFSLSSFDQLEKIYENDTEDICIVERLFSSSLVAVVSLSSPRKLKVCHFRKGTEICNYSYSNTILAVKLNRARLVVCLEESLYIHNIRDMKVLHTIRDTPPNLAGLCTLSINSDNCYLAYPGSNTIGEVQIFDAINLQAKTMIPAHDSPLAALAFSPNGTKVATASEKGTVIRVFHVNDGTKLFEFRRGVKRCVSISSLAFSMDSMFLCCSSNTETVHIFKLEEPKEAPRQAQAEESQSWMGYLTKAVSASANYLPSQVTDVFNQGRAFASVHLPFYGLKNICAITVTHKVPKLLVASADGYLYVYNLDVTEGGNCTLLKQHRLDGKQDEVDCATVSSTGSGSGEAQATATASVQTVQNSACINSYAGALRGRSPDSMSGTESEKYYEMIAAAESPPKSRGPFRLDDDTEFPPVTQRTD; encoded by the exons ATGCAAAATCTCGCGCGCAACGTGGATGTATTGACGCAAGGATTAAAATACGGCATATCTGGCCTCATGAACCTCACAAATCAGACTGCCGATCCTCCAAGTGGTGTtttctttgttaattttaatcagGACTGCAC aTCTTTAGCAGTAGGATCGAAGGCAGGATataaacttttctctctcagcTCCTTTGATCAACTtgagaaaatatatgaaaatg ATACAGAGGATATATGTATTGTTGAAAGATTATTCAGCAGCAGCCTTGTTGCAGTTGTTAGTTTATCATCCCCCCGTAAACTTAAAGTATGTCACTTTAGAAAGGGAACAGAAATTTgcaattatagttattctaaTACTATTTTGGCTGTAAAACTTAATAGAGCG AGATTGGTAGTATGTTTGGAAGAATCGTTATACATTCATAATATAAGAGACATGAAAGTATTACATACAATACGTGATACACCACCAAATCTTGCAGGACTTTGTACACTTTCAATAAACAGTGACAATTGTTATCTAGCCTACCCAGGCTCAAATACAATTGGAGAAGTTCAGATATTTGATGCTATTAATCTT cAAGCGAAAACAATGATACCCGCACATGATAGTCCCCTTGCTGCTCTTGCATTCAGTCCAAATGGCACCAAAGTTGCTACTGCCTCTGAGAAAGGGACTGTAATCAGAGTCTTTCAT GTAAATGACGgaacaaaattatttgaatttcgTCGTGGAGTTAAAAGATGTGTGTCTATTAGCAGTCTGGCCTTTAGTATGGATTCTATGTTCCTTTGTTGCTCTAGTAATACCGAAACTGTACACATTTTCAAATTAGAAGAACCAAAGGAAGC gcCGCGACAAGCTCAAGCGGAGGAATCACAAAGCTGGATGGGCTATTTGACAAAGGCAGTATCTGCATCAGCAAATTATTTGCCTTCTCAAGTAACAGATGTTTTTAATCAAGGACGTGCATTTGCTAGCGTTCATTTACCATTTTAtggtttaaaaaatatttgtgccATTACTGT gACACATAAGGTACCAAAGCTGTTGGTGGCTAGTGCAGATGgttatttgtatgtatacaaTTTGGATGTAACAGAGGGAGGAAATTGTACACTTTTAAAACAACATAG GTTAGATGGTAAACAAGATGAAGTAGATTGTGCTACTGTTTCTTCAACTGGTTCTGGTTCTGGAGAAGCACAAGCAACAGCTACAGCATCTGTACAAACAGTACAAAATTCAG CCTGCATAAATAGCTACGCGGGTGCGTTACGTGGTCGTTCGCCAGACTCCATGTCAGGTACTG AATCAGAGAAATATTATGAGATGATAGCAGCAGCCGAAAGTCCACCAAAAAGTAGAGGACCATTCCGACTGGATGATGATACAGAATTTCCTCCTGTTACACAAAGGACAGATTGA
- the LOC124432941 gene encoding WD repeat domain phosphoinositide-interacting protein 2 isoform X3, whose translation MQNLARNVDVLTQGLKYGISGLMNLTNQTADPPSGVFFVNFNQDCTSLAVGSKAGYKLFSLSSFDQLEKIYENDTEDICIVERLFSSSLVAVVSLSSPRKLKVCHFRKGTEICNYSYSNTILAVKLNRARLVVCLEESLYIHNIRDMKVLHTIRDTPPNLAGLCTLSINSDNCYLAYPGSNTIGEVQIFDAINLQAKTMIPAHDSPLAALAFSPNGTKVATASEKGTVIRVFHVNDGTKLFEFRRGVKRCVSISSLAFSMDSMFLCCSSNTETVHIFKLEEPKEAPRQAQAEESQSWMGYLTKAVSASANYLPSQVTDVFNQGRAFASVHLPFYGLKNICAITVTHKVPKLLVASADGYLYVYNLDVTEGGNCTLLKQHRLDGKQDEVDCATVSSTGSGSGEAQATATASVQTVQNSESEKYYEMIAAAESPPKSRGPFRLDDDTEFPPVTQRTD comes from the exons ATGCAAAATCTCGCGCGCAACGTGGATGTATTGACGCAAGGATTAAAATACGGCATATCTGGCCTCATGAACCTCACAAATCAGACTGCCGATCCTCCAAGTGGTGTtttctttgttaattttaatcagGACTGCAC aTCTTTAGCAGTAGGATCGAAGGCAGGATataaacttttctctctcagcTCCTTTGATCAACTtgagaaaatatatgaaaatg ATACAGAGGATATATGTATTGTTGAAAGATTATTCAGCAGCAGCCTTGTTGCAGTTGTTAGTTTATCATCCCCCCGTAAACTTAAAGTATGTCACTTTAGAAAGGGAACAGAAATTTgcaattatagttattctaaTACTATTTTGGCTGTAAAACTTAATAGAGCG AGATTGGTAGTATGTTTGGAAGAATCGTTATACATTCATAATATAAGAGACATGAAAGTATTACATACAATACGTGATACACCACCAAATCTTGCAGGACTTTGTACACTTTCAATAAACAGTGACAATTGTTATCTAGCCTACCCAGGCTCAAATACAATTGGAGAAGTTCAGATATTTGATGCTATTAATCTT cAAGCGAAAACAATGATACCCGCACATGATAGTCCCCTTGCTGCTCTTGCATTCAGTCCAAATGGCACCAAAGTTGCTACTGCCTCTGAGAAAGGGACTGTAATCAGAGTCTTTCAT GTAAATGACGgaacaaaattatttgaatttcgTCGTGGAGTTAAAAGATGTGTGTCTATTAGCAGTCTGGCCTTTAGTATGGATTCTATGTTCCTTTGTTGCTCTAGTAATACCGAAACTGTACACATTTTCAAATTAGAAGAACCAAAGGAAGC gcCGCGACAAGCTCAAGCGGAGGAATCACAAAGCTGGATGGGCTATTTGACAAAGGCAGTATCTGCATCAGCAAATTATTTGCCTTCTCAAGTAACAGATGTTTTTAATCAAGGACGTGCATTTGCTAGCGTTCATTTACCATTTTAtggtttaaaaaatatttgtgccATTACTGT gACACATAAGGTACCAAAGCTGTTGGTGGCTAGTGCAGATGgttatttgtatgtatacaaTTTGGATGTAACAGAGGGAGGAAATTGTACACTTTTAAAACAACATAG GTTAGATGGTAAACAAGATGAAGTAGATTGTGCTACTGTTTCTTCAACTGGTTCTGGTTCTGGAGAAGCACAAGCAACAGCTACAGCATCTGTACAAACAGTACAAAATTCAG AATCAGAGAAATATTATGAGATGATAGCAGCAGCCGAAAGTCCACCAAAAAGTAGAGGACCATTCCGACTGGATGATGATACAGAATTTCCTCCTGTTACACAAAGGACAGATTGA
- the LOC124432940 gene encoding transitional endoplasmic reticulum ATPase TER94 — protein MGDTKGEDLATAILRKKDKPNRLIVDEATADDNSVVALSQAKMDELLLFRGDTVLLRGKRRKETVCIVLSDDTCPDEKIRMNRVVRNNLRVRLSDVVSVHACPEVKYGKRIHILPMDDTVDGLAGNLFEVYLKPYFLEAYRPLHKDDNFIIRGGMRAVEFKVVETDPGPFCIVAPDTVIHCEGDPIKREEEEEAINAVGYDDIGGVRKQLAQIKEMVELPLRHPSLFKAIGVKPPRGILLYGPPGTGKTLIARAVANETGAFFFLINGPEIMSKLAGESESNLRKAFEEAEKNSPAIIFIDELDAIAPKREKTHGEVERRIVSQLLTLMDGMKQSSHVIVMAATNRPNSIDGALRRFGRFDREIDIGIPDATGRLEILRIHTKNMKLADDVDLEEIAAETHGHVGADLASLCSEAALQQIREKMDLIDLEDDHIDAEVLSSLAVTMENFKYAMSKSSPSALRETIVEVPTVTWDDIGGLQNVKMELQELVQYPVEHPDKFLKFGMQPSRGVLFYGPPGCGKTLLAKAIANECQANFISVKGPELLTMWFGESEANVRDVFDKARSAAPCVLFFDELDSIAKSRGGTVGDAGGAADRVINQILTEMDGMGAKKNVFIIGATNRPDIIDPAILRPGRLDQLIYIPLPDEKSREAIFRANLRKSPVAKDVDLSYIAKVTHGFSGADLTEICQRACKLAIRQCIETEISREKDRANNPSVSMDMEEDDPVPEITRAHFEEAMRFARRSVSDNDIRKYEMFAQTLQQSRGFGTNFRFPQSAAGGSQDTAQGDQTFQDDGDDDLYS, from the exons ATGGGTGATACAAAAGG agAAGATTTGGCGACAGCAATCCTTCGTAAGAAGGATAAACCCAATAGATTAATTGTAGATGAAGCAACTGCAGATGATAATTCTGTAGTTGCTCTTTCACAAGCAAAAATGGACGAATTACTATTGTTTCGTGGAGATACTGTATTATTAAGAGGAAAAAGACGTAAAGAGACAGTATGCATTGTTCTCTCAGACGACACTTGTCCAGATGAAAAGATCCGTATGAATCGTGTTGTCAGAAATAATTTACGTGTTCGTTTAAGTGATGTTGTATCTGTTCATGCTTGTCCTGAAGTAAAATATGGTAAACGAATTCATATATTACCAATGGATGATACTGTAGATGGACTTGCTGg aaactTATTTGAAGTCTATTTGAAACCATACTTTCTGGAAGCATATCGTCCACttcataaagatgataattttattattcgtggTGGTATGAGAGCAGTAGAATTCAAAGTTGTTGAAACTGATCCAGGTCCATTTTGTATAGTTGCACCAGATACTGTGATTCACTGTGAAGGCGATCctataaaaagagaa gaagaagaggaggcaATTAATGCTGTTGGTTATGATGATATAGGTGGTGTCCGTAAACAGTTGGCTCAAATCAAAGAAATGGTAGAATTACCATTGCGACATCCATCTCTCTTTAAAGCTATTGGAGTAAAACCTCCACGTGGTATTTTGCTGTATGGTCCACCAGGTACTGGTAAAACACTTATTGCACGTGCTGTTGCAAATGAAACTGGagcattctttttccttataaatG GTCCTGAAATTATGAGTAAACTTGCCGGTGAATCAGAAAGTAACTTGAGAAAAGCATTTGAGGAAGCAGAGAAAAATTCTCCAGCAATTATCTTCATTGATGAGTTAGATGCAATTGCTCCTAAAAGGGAAAAG actCATGGTGAAGTCGAGAGACGTATAGTCTCGCAGCTGTTAACTTTGATGGATGGTATGAAACAAAGCTCGCATGTCATTGTAATGGCTGCTACTAATAGACCAAACAGTATTGATGGTGCCCTTCGTCGGTTTGGTCGTTTTGATAGAGAAATTGATATTGGTATACCAGACGCAACAGGACGTTTAGAAATTCTAAGAATTCatacaaaaaatatgaaactCGCAGATGACGTAGATTTGGAAGAG ATCGCTGCAGAAACTCATGGACATGTTGGTGCTGATTTGGCTTCATTGTGTTCTGAAGCAGCTTTACAACAAATTCGTGAAAAAATGGATCTCATTGATTTAGAAGATGACCACATTGACGCAGAAGTATTATCATCTCTTGCCGTTACTATGGAAAACTTTAAA tatgCCATGAGTAAAAGCAGTCCCAGTGCATTGCGTGAAACTATTGTCGAAGTACCAACTGTTACATGGGATGACATTGGAGGTCTACAAAATGTTAAAATGGAATTACAAGAACTGGTACAG TATCCAGTTGAACATCCTGACAAATTCTTGAAATTTGGCATGCAACCTTCAAGGGGTGTATTATTCTATGGACCTCCAGGTTGTGGTAAAACTCTATTAGCCAAAGCAATTGCCAATGAATGCCAGGCAAATTTCATTTCTGTCAAAGGGCCAGAATTATTAACTATGTGGTTTGGTGAATCAGAAGCCAATGTTAGAGATGTTTTCGATAAA GCAAGGTCAGCTGCACCATGTGTATTGTTCTTTGATGAACTTGATTCTATTGCAAAATCTCGTGGAGGCACAGTTGGTGATGCCGGCGGAGCCGCAGATCGTGTTATAAACCAAATTTTAACCGAGATGGATGGAATGGGCGCAAAGAAAAATGTGTTCATTATAGGAGCAACTAATCGTCCTGATATTATTGATCCAGCTATTCTACGACCTGGTAGATTAGATCAACTCATTTATATACCATTGCCAGATGAGAAGTCTCGTGAAGCAATATTCCGAGCCAATTTACGAAAATCACCTGTTGCTAAA gATGTAGATTTGAGTTATATAGCCAAAGTAACTCATGGATTTTCCGGAGCGGATTTAACAGAAATTTGTCAACGTGCATGTAAACTTGCCATTAGGCAATGTATTGAGACGGAAATTAGCAGAGAAAAAGATCGTGCAAATAATCCATCTGTATCAATGGAT ATGGAGGAAGATGATCCTGTGCCAGAAATTACTAGAGCACATTTTGAAGAAGCAATGAGATTTGCCAGACGTTCTGTTTCTGATAATGATATTCGAAAATATGAAATGTTTGCACAAACTCTTCAACAATCTCGAGGATTTGGAACGAACTTCAG ATTTCCACAAAGTGCAGCTGGTGGTAGTCAAGATACAGCACAAGGTGATCAAACTTTCCAGGATGATGGAGATGATGATCTTTATAGCTAa
- the LOC124433040 gene encoding leptin receptor gene-related protein isoform X1 encodes MSNESVSYLYYLIRHNYSQLRRVQHDIKKLVLLAFSGSIGMTLVILGCALPQYEVWWPFFVVLFYVLAPIPTIIARRYTEDPASNSNPCLELAIFITIGFVVSSFALPIVLARAPDENPVIHWGACYLTLAGNVIVYLTLVGFFVTFEQDDVDYNMW; translated from the exons ATGTCGAACGAAAGTGTATCATATTTATACTATTTAATTCGTCATAATTATAGTCAACTTCGTCGTGTTCAACATGATATTAAAAA attggTTCTTCTGGCATTCTCAGGCTCTATTGGTATGACATTAGTCATCCTTGGTTGTGCATTACCACAATATGA AGTATGGTGGCCATTTTTTGTAGTTTTATTCTATGTATTGGCACCAATTCCAACAATAATTGCACGTCGTTATACAGAAGACCCAGCAAGTAATAGTAATCCATGTTTAGAGTTggcaatatttattacaataggATTTGTTGTATCTTCATTTGCTCTTCCTATTGTATTGGCACGAGCACCTGATGAAAATCCAGTT atACATTGGGGTGCCTGCTATTTAACTTTAGCAGGGAACGTTATTGTTTACTTGACTTTAGTTGGATTTTTTGTAACTTTTGAACAAGATGATGTAGATTATAATATGTGGTGA
- the LOC124433040 gene encoding leptin receptor gene-related protein isoform X2 — MTLVILGCALPQYEVWWPFFVVLFYVLAPIPTIIARRYTEDPASNSNPCLELAIFITIGFVVSSFALPIVLARAPDENPVIHWGACYLTLAGNVIVYLTLVGFFVTFEQDDVDYNMW; from the exons ATGACATTAGTCATCCTTGGTTGTGCATTACCACAATATGA AGTATGGTGGCCATTTTTTGTAGTTTTATTCTATGTATTGGCACCAATTCCAACAATAATTGCACGTCGTTATACAGAAGACCCAGCAAGTAATAGTAATCCATGTTTAGAGTTggcaatatttattacaataggATTTGTTGTATCTTCATTTGCTCTTCCTATTGTATTGGCACGAGCACCTGATGAAAATCCAGTT atACATTGGGGTGCCTGCTATTTAACTTTAGCAGGGAACGTTATTGTTTACTTGACTTTAGTTGGATTTTTTGTAACTTTTGAACAAGATGATGTAGATTATAATATGTGGTGA